The Helianthus annuus cultivar XRQ/B chromosome 16, HanXRQr2.0-SUNRISE, whole genome shotgun sequence genome includes a window with the following:
- the LOC110918665 gene encoding protein DETOXIFICATION 45, chloroplastic isoform X1, translated as MVVAGALSCGIGGVISENKAIRKNLVTQLPIQKVVLRNGIQNRRLRFNNVIRGCGLISDQEALDYDLGASNLEERLAETRDRVVNGSVDDQIESLGTSNDVKRSPSVQTELVLLALPAIAGQAIEPLAQLMETAYIGRLGALELASAGVSISIFNIVSKVFNIPLLSVATSFVAEDIAKHAKSDSDSAEERRQLPSVSTALVLSVGIGILEATALYFGAGTFLNLMGISSASSMRVPAQRFLQLRAIGAPAVVLSLAIQGVFRGFKDTKTPVFCLGIGNLAAVFFFPVLMYVFGLGVTGAAISTIASQYIVTFAMIWYLNKKTVLKLPEMKDLHFGGYLKSGGFLLGRTLAAVATVTLSTSMAARQGPISMAAHQICLQVWLSSSLLADAQASAGQALIASSFSKRNYSRVKEIMFYALKTGLITGVSLAVVLGLSFGTLATLFTNDAQVLAIARSGVLFVSASQPITALAYIYDGLHYGVSDFKFAACSMMLVGAMSSAFLLYAPSVFGLAGVWAGLTLFMGMRAAAGYMRLAEKNGPWGFLQEIPETEIETC; from the exons ATGGTGGTTGCTGGTGCATTGAGTTGTGGAATTGGTGGTGTTATAAGTGAAAATAAGGCAATTAGAAAGAATCTGGTTACCCAATTGCCAATACAAAAGGTTGTTCTAAGAAATGGAATTCAAAATAGGAGATTGAGATTCAATAATGTAATTAGGGGTTGTGGGTTGATTAGTGATCAAGAGGCTTTGGATTATGATCTGGGTGCTTCAAATTTGGAAGAAAGGTTAGCCGAAACACGCGATAGGGTCGTAAATGGTTCGGTTGATGATCAAAT TGAATCTTTGGGAACTTCGAACGATGTTAAACGGTCTCCTAGTGTGCAAACCGAGCTTGTATTGCTTGCATTACCAGCCATTGCAGGCCAAGCTATTGAACCTTTGGCACAACTTATGGAAACGGCTTATATCGGTAGACTAG GTGCGTTGGAGTTGGCTTCAGCCGGTGTGTCGATATCAATTTTCAATATAGTATCGAAGGTGTTCAATATTCCCCTGCTTAGTGTTGCAACTTCATTTGTGGCTGAAGACATAGCTAAGCATGCAAAAAGTGATTCGGATTCAG CAGAAGAAAGAAGGCAATTACCTTCAGTCTCTACCGCACTGGTATTATCTGTCGGGATTGGTATACTTGAAGCGACGGCGTTGTACTTTGGAGCCGGAACCTTTCTCAATCTAATGGGAATATCATCG GCTTCTTCGATGCGCGTTCCCGCTCAACGGTTTCTTCAACTTAGAGCGATTGGTGCTCCTGCTGTTGTACTTTCGTTGGCTATTCAAGGTGTCTTCCGTGGATTCAAGGATACAAAGACGCCTGTATTTTGTCTAG GAATAGGAAATTTGGCTGCGGTATTCTTTTTTCCCGTTCTCATGTACGTTTTCGGATTGGGTGTCACCGGTGCTGCCATCTCCACCATCGCATCACA ATATATCGTGACATTTGCAATGATATGGTACCTTAATAAGAAGACCGTGCTGAAACTaccggaaatgaaggatttacaTTTTGGAGGTTACCTGAAATCCG GCGGTTTTCTGCTAGGGAGAACTCTAGCGGCTGTTGCAACCGTAACATTGAGTACGTCAATGGCCGCACGCCAAGGACCAATATCCATGGCTGCACATCAAATATGCTTGCAAGTATGGTTATCTTCGTCTCTACTTGCAGACGCGCAAGCGTCTGCGGGTCAGGCTCTGATCGCAAGTTCGTTCTCAAAACGAAACTACAGCAGAGTTAAAGAGATCATGTTTTATGCTTTAAAG ACTGGATTAATAACCGGGGTTAGCTTAGCTGTCGTATTGGGATTGTCGTTTGGTACTTTAGCCACGTTGTTCACCAACGATGCACAAGTTCTAGCCATTGCTAGATCTGGTGTACTG TTCGTTAGTGCAAGTCAACCAATTACCGCTCTTGCTTATATTTACGACGGCCTTCATTATGGAGTTTCAGATTTCAAATTTGCAGCATGCTCCATG ATGTTGGTGGGAGCAATGTCGTCTGCGTTTCTACTCTATGCTCCTTCGGTTTTCGGTCTTGCGGGTGTCTGGGCTGGCTTAACATTATTCATGGGGATGCGTGCTGCGGCAGGATATATGAG GTTAGCTGAAAAGAACGGCCCATGGGGGTTCTTGCAAGAGATCCCTGAAACCGAG ATTGAAACTTGTTGA
- the LOC110918665 gene encoding protein DETOXIFICATION 45, chloroplastic isoform X2 → MVVAGALSCGIGGVISENKAIRKNLVTQLPIQKVVLRNGIQNRRLRFNNVIRGCGLISDQEALDYDLGASNLEERLAETRDRVVNGSVDDQIESLGTSNDVKRSPSVQTELVLLALPAIAGQAIEPLAQLMETAYIGRLGALELASAGVSISIFNIVSKVFNIPLLSVATSFVAEDIAKHAKSDSDSEERRQLPSVSTALVLSVGIGILEATALYFGAGTFLNLMGISSASSMRVPAQRFLQLRAIGAPAVVLSLAIQGVFRGFKDTKTPVFCLGIGNLAAVFFFPVLMYVFGLGVTGAAISTIASQYIVTFAMIWYLNKKTVLKLPEMKDLHFGGYLKSGGFLLGRTLAAVATVTLSTSMAARQGPISMAAHQICLQVWLSSSLLADAQASAGQALIASSFSKRNYSRVKEIMFYALKTGLITGVSLAVVLGLSFGTLATLFTNDAQVLAIARSGVLFVSASQPITALAYIYDGLHYGVSDFKFAACSMMLVGAMSSAFLLYAPSVFGLAGVWAGLTLFMGMRAAAGYMRLAEKNGPWGFLQEIPETEIETC, encoded by the exons ATGGTGGTTGCTGGTGCATTGAGTTGTGGAATTGGTGGTGTTATAAGTGAAAATAAGGCAATTAGAAAGAATCTGGTTACCCAATTGCCAATACAAAAGGTTGTTCTAAGAAATGGAATTCAAAATAGGAGATTGAGATTCAATAATGTAATTAGGGGTTGTGGGTTGATTAGTGATCAAGAGGCTTTGGATTATGATCTGGGTGCTTCAAATTTGGAAGAAAGGTTAGCCGAAACACGCGATAGGGTCGTAAATGGTTCGGTTGATGATCAAAT TGAATCTTTGGGAACTTCGAACGATGTTAAACGGTCTCCTAGTGTGCAAACCGAGCTTGTATTGCTTGCATTACCAGCCATTGCAGGCCAAGCTATTGAACCTTTGGCACAACTTATGGAAACGGCTTATATCGGTAGACTAG GTGCGTTGGAGTTGGCTTCAGCCGGTGTGTCGATATCAATTTTCAATATAGTATCGAAGGTGTTCAATATTCCCCTGCTTAGTGTTGCAACTTCATTTGTGGCTGAAGACATAGCTAAGCATGCAAAAAGTGATTCGGATTCAG AAGAAAGAAGGCAATTACCTTCAGTCTCTACCGCACTGGTATTATCTGTCGGGATTGGTATACTTGAAGCGACGGCGTTGTACTTTGGAGCCGGAACCTTTCTCAATCTAATGGGAATATCATCG GCTTCTTCGATGCGCGTTCCCGCTCAACGGTTTCTTCAACTTAGAGCGATTGGTGCTCCTGCTGTTGTACTTTCGTTGGCTATTCAAGGTGTCTTCCGTGGATTCAAGGATACAAAGACGCCTGTATTTTGTCTAG GAATAGGAAATTTGGCTGCGGTATTCTTTTTTCCCGTTCTCATGTACGTTTTCGGATTGGGTGTCACCGGTGCTGCCATCTCCACCATCGCATCACA ATATATCGTGACATTTGCAATGATATGGTACCTTAATAAGAAGACCGTGCTGAAACTaccggaaatgaaggatttacaTTTTGGAGGTTACCTGAAATCCG GCGGTTTTCTGCTAGGGAGAACTCTAGCGGCTGTTGCAACCGTAACATTGAGTACGTCAATGGCCGCACGCCAAGGACCAATATCCATGGCTGCACATCAAATATGCTTGCAAGTATGGTTATCTTCGTCTCTACTTGCAGACGCGCAAGCGTCTGCGGGTCAGGCTCTGATCGCAAGTTCGTTCTCAAAACGAAACTACAGCAGAGTTAAAGAGATCATGTTTTATGCTTTAAAG ACTGGATTAATAACCGGGGTTAGCTTAGCTGTCGTATTGGGATTGTCGTTTGGTACTTTAGCCACGTTGTTCACCAACGATGCACAAGTTCTAGCCATTGCTAGATCTGGTGTACTG TTCGTTAGTGCAAGTCAACCAATTACCGCTCTTGCTTATATTTACGACGGCCTTCATTATGGAGTTTCAGATTTCAAATTTGCAGCATGCTCCATG ATGTTGGTGGGAGCAATGTCGTCTGCGTTTCTACTCTATGCTCCTTCGGTTTTCGGTCTTGCGGGTGTCTGGGCTGGCTTAACATTATTCATGGGGATGCGTGCTGCGGCAGGATATATGAG GTTAGCTGAAAAGAACGGCCCATGGGGGTTCTTGCAAGAGATCCCTGAAACCGAG ATTGAAACTTGTTGA
- the LOC110918664 gene encoding probable acyl-activating enzyme 1, peroxisomal isoform X1 yields MNRIFHKTKPWFIRTTHFQTIRTGQHLRRYSQVSELPEAADDLRAESWRSVEGLVRCSANFVPLSPISFLERAADVYRERTSVVYRSLKYTWEETHGRCVKLASALTQLGVKRGDVVATLAPNVPAMQELHFAVPMAGAILCTFNTRHDSTMIATLLTHSETKILFVDHQFLHTALAALNLLKPPHTKPPLIVTITYEGTPPQSELNTNAYHQYESLIEGGVSGFNVVRPTDEWDPISLNYTSGTTSRPKGVVYSHRGAYLNSIATVFMHGMGARTTYLWTVPMFHCNGWCVTWGLAAIGGTNICIRRCDPKDIFDNIDLHKVTHMGGAPTVLNMIVNSPVTERKPLPHKVEIMTGGAPPPPLILSKMEELGFGVSHLYGLTETYGPGTLCLWKPEWDSLPTEERLKLKTRQGVRHLGLDSVDVKDPITMESVECDGKAMGEVMFRGNTVMSGYLKDTKATEEAFAGGWFRSGDLAVKHPDGYIEVKDRSKDIIISGGENISTVEVETVIYSHPAVLEVAVVARPDNHWGQTPCAFVKLKDGFSVDGQEIIDYCRNRMPRYMAPKTVIFEDLPRTSTGKVQKFLLREKAKALGSIS; encoded by the exons ATGAACAGGATCTTCCACAAGACAAAGCCTTGGTTCATCCGCACGACTCATTTCCAAACAATTCGAACTGGTCAACATCTGCGTCGATACTCTCAGGTGTCTGAGCTACCTGAAGCTGCCGATGATTTGCGGGCGGAATCATGGAGATCGGTGGAAGGACTTGTTCGATGCTCAGCGAACTTTGTTCCTTTGTCGCCGATTAGTTTTCTGGAGAGAGCGGCGGACGTGTACCGAGAGCGGACATCGGTTGTTTATAGATCGTTAAAGTATACATGGGAAGAAACACATGGAAGGTGTGTGAAGCTGGCCTCTGCACTAACTCAATTGGGGGTTAAACGTGGTGATGTT GTAGCGACACTGGCACCAAATGTTCCGGCAATGCAAGAACTGCATTTTGCTGTTCCGATGGCCGGAGCCATCCTCTGCACTTTTAACACTCGCCATGATTCCACCATGATCGCAACGCTTCTAACTCACTCCGAAACTAAAATCCTCTTTGTAGATCATCAGTTTCTTCACACTGCTTTGGCCGCACTCAATCTGCTCAAGCCCCCACACACAAAACCCCCTCTCATTGTTACCATCACCTACGAAGGCACACCGCCGCAGTCCGAGCTGAATACCAATGCCTACCACCAATACGAAAGCCTCATTGAGGGTGGAGTTTCCGGGTTCAATGTAGTTCGACCCACCGACGAATGGGATCCCATCAGTTTAAACTATACTTCTGGCACGACGTCGAGGCCAAAAGGGGTGGTTTACAGTCACCGTGGCGCGTATTTGAACTCAATCGCAACTGTTTTCATGCATGGAATGGGGGCGAGAACAACGTACCTCTGGACTGTGCCTATGTTTCATTGCAACGGATGGTGTGTTACATGGGGCCTGGCGGCCATCGGTGGTACTAACATATGCATTCGGAGATGTGATCCGAAGGACATATTTGATAACATAGATCTTCATAAGGTTACGCATATGGGAGGTGCTCCGACGGTCTTGAACATGATTGTGAATTCTCCGGTGACTGAGCGGAAACCGCTACCACACAAAGTCGAGATTATGACGGGTGGTGCACCACCGCCTCCGTTGATCCTTTCGAAGATGGAGGAGCTTGGGTTCGGTGTGTCACATTTGTATGGTCTCACGGAAACGTACGGTCCGGGGACATTGTGTTTGTGGAAACCCGAATGGGATTCGTTGCCAACTGAAGAACGATTGAAGCTCAAAACCCGACAAGGAGTGAGACATCTTGGGTTGGATTCCGTCGATGTGAAAGATCCGATCACAATGGAGAGTGTCGAATGTGATGGGAAAGCAATGGGGGAAGTTATGTTCCGGGGGAACACAGTCATGAGCGGGTACTTGAAGGATACAAAAGCTACCGAAGAAGCGTTTGCCGGCGGATGGTTTCGGAGTGGTGACTTAGCGGTCAAACATCCAGACGGGTATATAGAAGTTAAGGATCGGTCAAAGGACATTATCATATCAGGAGGCGAAAACATAAGCACGGTTGAGGTTGAAACAGTAATCTATAGCCACCCAGCAGTTCTCGAGGTTGCAGTGGTGGCACGACCCGACAACCACTGGGGTCAAACGCCGTGTGCGTTTGTGAAACTGAAAGACGGTTTCAGCGTTGACGGTCAGGAAATCATCGACTATTGTCGCAATCGTATGCCGCGTTATATGGCCCCTAAAACCGTCATTTTCGAAGACTTGCCGAGAACCTCGACGGGGAAGGTGCAAAAGTTTTTGTTGCGGGAGAAAGCAAAGGCTCTCGGCAGCATATCTTGA
- the LOC110918664 gene encoding probable acyl-activating enzyme 2 isoform X2, with protein MQELHFAVPMAGAILCTFNTRHDSTMIATLLTHSETKILFVDHQFLHTALAALNLLKPPHTKPPLIVTITYEGTPPQSELNTNAYHQYESLIEGGVSGFNVVRPTDEWDPISLNYTSGTTSRPKGVVYSHRGAYLNSIATVFMHGMGARTTYLWTVPMFHCNGWCVTWGLAAIGGTNICIRRCDPKDIFDNIDLHKVTHMGGAPTVLNMIVNSPVTERKPLPHKVEIMTGGAPPPPLILSKMEELGFGVSHLYGLTETYGPGTLCLWKPEWDSLPTEERLKLKTRQGVRHLGLDSVDVKDPITMESVECDGKAMGEVMFRGNTVMSGYLKDTKATEEAFAGGWFRSGDLAVKHPDGYIEVKDRSKDIIISGGENISTVEVETVIYSHPAVLEVAVVARPDNHWGQTPCAFVKLKDGFSVDGQEIIDYCRNRMPRYMAPKTVIFEDLPRTSTGKVQKFLLREKAKALGSIS; from the coding sequence ATGCAAGAACTGCATTTTGCTGTTCCGATGGCCGGAGCCATCCTCTGCACTTTTAACACTCGCCATGATTCCACCATGATCGCAACGCTTCTAACTCACTCCGAAACTAAAATCCTCTTTGTAGATCATCAGTTTCTTCACACTGCTTTGGCCGCACTCAATCTGCTCAAGCCCCCACACACAAAACCCCCTCTCATTGTTACCATCACCTACGAAGGCACACCGCCGCAGTCCGAGCTGAATACCAATGCCTACCACCAATACGAAAGCCTCATTGAGGGTGGAGTTTCCGGGTTCAATGTAGTTCGACCCACCGACGAATGGGATCCCATCAGTTTAAACTATACTTCTGGCACGACGTCGAGGCCAAAAGGGGTGGTTTACAGTCACCGTGGCGCGTATTTGAACTCAATCGCAACTGTTTTCATGCATGGAATGGGGGCGAGAACAACGTACCTCTGGACTGTGCCTATGTTTCATTGCAACGGATGGTGTGTTACATGGGGCCTGGCGGCCATCGGTGGTACTAACATATGCATTCGGAGATGTGATCCGAAGGACATATTTGATAACATAGATCTTCATAAGGTTACGCATATGGGAGGTGCTCCGACGGTCTTGAACATGATTGTGAATTCTCCGGTGACTGAGCGGAAACCGCTACCACACAAAGTCGAGATTATGACGGGTGGTGCACCACCGCCTCCGTTGATCCTTTCGAAGATGGAGGAGCTTGGGTTCGGTGTGTCACATTTGTATGGTCTCACGGAAACGTACGGTCCGGGGACATTGTGTTTGTGGAAACCCGAATGGGATTCGTTGCCAACTGAAGAACGATTGAAGCTCAAAACCCGACAAGGAGTGAGACATCTTGGGTTGGATTCCGTCGATGTGAAAGATCCGATCACAATGGAGAGTGTCGAATGTGATGGGAAAGCAATGGGGGAAGTTATGTTCCGGGGGAACACAGTCATGAGCGGGTACTTGAAGGATACAAAAGCTACCGAAGAAGCGTTTGCCGGCGGATGGTTTCGGAGTGGTGACTTAGCGGTCAAACATCCAGACGGGTATATAGAAGTTAAGGATCGGTCAAAGGACATTATCATATCAGGAGGCGAAAACATAAGCACGGTTGAGGTTGAAACAGTAATCTATAGCCACCCAGCAGTTCTCGAGGTTGCAGTGGTGGCACGACCCGACAACCACTGGGGTCAAACGCCGTGTGCGTTTGTGAAACTGAAAGACGGTTTCAGCGTTGACGGTCAGGAAATCATCGACTATTGTCGCAATCGTATGCCGCGTTATATGGCCCCTAAAACCGTCATTTTCGAAGACTTGCCGAGAACCTCGACGGGGAAGGTGCAAAAGTTTTTGTTGCGGGAGAAAGCAAAGGCTCTCGGCAGCATATCTTGA